From Equus asinus isolate D_3611 breed Donkey chromosome 14, EquAss-T2T_v2, whole genome shotgun sequence, one genomic window encodes:
- the EMP2 gene encoding epithelial membrane protein 2, translating to MLVLLAFIIIFHITSAALLFVATIDNAWWVGEEFFADIWRVCINNTNCTEINDTFMGYSMLQAVQATMILSTILCCVAFLIFVLQLFRLKQGERFVLTSIIQLMSCLCVMIAAAIYTDRREDLHKDNPDFYRLISDGTYGYSFILAWVAFAFTFVSGLMYLILRKRK from the exons ATGTTGGTGCTTCTGGCTTTCATCATCATCTTCCACATCACCTCTGCCGCGTTGCTTTTCGTCGCCACCATCGACAAT GCCTGGTGGGTAGGAGAAGAGTTCTTTGCAGACATCTGGAGAGTGTGCATCAACAACACGAATTGTACAGAAATCAATGACACCTTTATGG GTTACTCCATGCTGCAGGCGGTCCAGGCCACCATGATCCTGTCCACCATTCTCTGCTGCGTCGCCTTTCTCATCTTCGTGCTGCAGCTCTTCCGCCTCAAGCAGGGAGAGAGATTCGTCTTAACCTCCATCATCCAGCTCATGTCAT GCCTGTGCGTCATGATTGCAGCTGCCATCTACACAGACCGGCGTGAAGACCTTCACAAAGACAACCCGGATTTCTATCGGCTGATCTCGGACGGCACATACGGCTACTCCTTCATCCTGGCGTGGGTGGCCTTTGCCTTCACCTTTGTCAGCGGCCTCATGTACCTGATATTGAGGAAGCGCAAATAG